Proteins encoded in a region of the Benincasa hispida cultivar B227 chromosome 2, ASM972705v1, whole genome shotgun sequence genome:
- the LOC120072359 gene encoding uncharacterized protein LOC120072359, whose protein sequence is MKMKMKRKDLDQINDEFSDFSLSSPARKIRRLDVGLPPIIEEEEPPEIAVLSKEPLIPENFVVDGNSLRIEELPNVSSVSASAYAMEDRPFCDNQERAIVLFKPVNSPFLQSSPLSVSVDSDIISGFKSEFLRENRYDGRVRFDEDDEEMGIENKNLAVVPWVPRLQVPAPTSMDVPQEEAPQLMEAEEVGEATMEIEEDNLSSSQQAYGYYGGMDGANAIHQWHQQHCMIPQLPQQTSSPITWFR, encoded by the exons atgaagatgaagatgaaaagaaaagatctCGATCAAATCAACGATGAGTTCTCAGATTTCTCCCTCTCCTCGCCTGCCAGGAAGATTCGCCGTCTg GATGTTGGTTTACCGCCTattatagaagaagaagaaccgcCGGAAATTGCTGTTTTAAGTAAAGAGCCTTTGATTCCTGAGAattttgtagtagatggaaatAGTCTGAGGATTGAGGAACTACCGAATGTTTCTTCTGTTTCTGCTTCAGCTTATGCTATGGAAGATCGTCCTTTCTGCGACAATCAAGAGAGGGCTATTGTTCTGTTTAAGCCTGTTAATTCGCCTTTCTTGCAGTCTTCTCCGCTTTCGGTATCTGTCGATTCCGACATTATATCTGGTTTCAAGA GCGAATTTCTTCGTGAGAATCGTTATGATGGCCGGGTGAGatttgatgaagatgatgaggaAATGGGGATCGAGAACAAGAATCTTGCTGTTGTTCCTTGGGTTCCTCGTTTGCAGGTTCCTGCTCCCACAAGCATGGATGTCCCCCAAGAGGAAGCTCCACAGTTGATGGAAGCCGAAGAAGTTGGAGAGGCAACAATGGAGATTGAAGAAGACAACTTGAGCAGCAGTCAACAAGCTTATGGCTATTATGGTGGAATGGATGGAGCTAATGCTATTCATCAATGGCACCAACAGCACTGCATGATTCCACAGCTGCCACAACAAACTTCTTCGCCCATAACTTGGTTTCGTTGA